One window of the Natronomonas marina genome contains the following:
- a CDS encoding gamma-glutamyltransferase family protein: protein MENATVDEFGSRRSTVHAPNGAVATSQPLAAQAGVRTLQSGGNAFDAAVATAAALNVVEPTSTGLGGDVFMLYRDADGEVGAMRACGGAPAAATRERVRTAVADERGVDPAAATMPEVGPHTVTVPGTARGWEATVEEFGRLTLADVLDPAIEYATEGYPASEVVADAWRQAETLFDADHAREAYLVDGERAPRPGETVRLENLGESLSAIAEAGADVVYEGHIGEAIAEEVQAAGGFLTVEDLADFEVEYPDPVSTTYGDADVYELPPNNQGLVALEALNIAREVGAADHPAGSAARTHYLVESLKRAFHDGHRYITDPEFESVPPLASEEWAAKRAADIGPEAADVSFGLPDANAEDSAGDGPADPRDPNVPEDADTVLLCVADGEGNVVSYINSRFAGFGSGLVAGSTGIALQNRGASFSLDADHPNRLEPGKRPFHTLIPGVLRRGADDWSAFGVMGGYMQPQGHLQTLVGMLDDDLSLQAALDRPRWRYREDGRLAVEARTPTEVQHGLLRRGHDVQVLPPSMFGGAQVVRDRGGTLSGATEPRKDGTVAGY, encoded by the coding sequence ATGGAGAACGCCACCGTCGACGAGTTCGGGTCCCGGCGGTCGACCGTCCACGCGCCGAACGGCGCCGTGGCGACCAGCCAGCCGCTCGCGGCACAGGCGGGCGTCCGGACGCTGCAGTCGGGCGGCAACGCCTTCGACGCCGCCGTCGCCACCGCCGCGGCGCTGAACGTCGTCGAACCCACCTCGACGGGGCTGGGCGGCGACGTCTTCATGCTGTACCGGGACGCCGACGGCGAGGTCGGCGCGATGCGGGCCTGCGGCGGTGCGCCAGCGGCCGCCACCCGCGAGCGGGTCCGGACGGCCGTCGCCGACGAGCGCGGCGTCGACCCGGCCGCGGCGACGATGCCCGAGGTCGGTCCCCACACCGTCACCGTCCCCGGCACGGCCCGCGGCTGGGAGGCGACCGTCGAGGAGTTCGGTCGGCTGACGCTCGCGGACGTGCTCGACCCCGCAATCGAGTACGCCACGGAGGGCTACCCCGCAAGCGAGGTGGTCGCCGACGCCTGGCGGCAGGCCGAGACGCTGTTCGACGCCGACCATGCCCGCGAGGCGTACCTCGTCGACGGCGAGCGCGCCCCGAGGCCGGGCGAGACCGTCCGCCTGGAGAACCTCGGGGAGTCACTGTCCGCCATCGCCGAGGCGGGCGCCGACGTCGTCTACGAGGGCCACATCGGCGAGGCCATCGCCGAGGAGGTCCAGGCTGCCGGCGGCTTCCTGACCGTCGAGGACCTCGCGGACTTCGAGGTGGAGTACCCCGACCCCGTCTCGACGACGTACGGCGACGCGGACGTCTACGAGTTGCCGCCGAACAACCAGGGGCTGGTCGCCCTGGAGGCGCTGAATATCGCCCGCGAGGTCGGCGCCGCGGACCACCCGGCCGGTTCGGCGGCCCGGACCCACTACCTCGTCGAGTCGCTGAAGCGCGCCTTCCACGACGGCCATCGCTACATCACCGACCCCGAGTTCGAGTCGGTGCCGCCCCTGGCCTCAGAGGAGTGGGCGGCAAAGCGGGCCGCCGACATCGGACCGGAGGCGGCCGACGTCTCCTTCGGCCTCCCGGACGCGAACGCCGAGGATAGTGCGGGAGACGGTCCCGCCGACCCCCGGGACCCGAACGTTCCCGAGGACGCCGACACGGTCCTGCTGTGTGTCGCCGACGGCGAGGGCAACGTCGTCTCCTACATCAACTCCCGCTTCGCCGGGTTCGGCAGCGGTCTCGTGGCCGGGTCGACCGGCATCGCGCTGCAGAACCGCGGCGCCTCCTTCTCGCTGGACGCCGACCACCCCAACCGGCTCGAACCCGGAAAGCGGCCGTTCCACACGCTCATCCCCGGCGTCCTGAGGCGCGGCGCCGACGACTGGTCGGCCTTCGGCGTCATGGGCGGCTACATGCAGCCACAGGGCCACCTCCAGACGCTGGTGGGGATGCTCGACGACGACCTGTCGTTGCAGGCGGCGCTGGACCGCCCGCGGTGGCGCTACCGCGAGGACGGTCGGCTGGCCGTCGAGGCCCGCACGCCGACCGAGGTCCAGCACGGTCTCCTGCGGCGCGGCCACGACGTGCAGGTGCTGCCGCCGTCGATGTTCGGCGGCGCCCAGGTGGTCCGGGACCGCGGCGGGACGCTGTCGGGGGCGACCGAGCCACGGAAGGACGGGACCGTGGCCGGGTACTGA
- the htpX gene encoding zinc metalloprotease HtpX — MEWQPDWGLRLRMAFTMFLLFGLYVAFVGVLTLYFDNLLIPVVLLGSFSLVQYFFSDRLALRSMGARRVEPSEYPDLHDRVSRLAQQADLPKPGVAVADSKTPNAFATGRSPDNAVVCVTTGLLEALDDAELEGVLAHELAHVKNRDVAVMTIASFLSTIAFIIVRWGWLFGGRDRNQAPVLVAILVSLVVWVVSFLLIRALSRYREFAADRGAATITGRPSALASALVTISGRMDRVPEEDLREQAEMNAFFIIPISKGFIGRLARTHPPTEKRIERLRELEREMETR; from the coding sequence ATGGAGTGGCAACCGGACTGGGGGCTTCGCCTCCGCATGGCGTTCACGATGTTCCTCCTGTTCGGCCTCTACGTCGCCTTCGTCGGCGTGCTGACGCTGTACTTCGACAACCTGTTGATTCCGGTCGTCCTGCTGGGGTCCTTCTCGCTGGTGCAGTACTTCTTCAGCGACCGACTCGCGCTGCGGTCGATGGGCGCGCGCCGCGTCGAGCCCTCGGAGTACCCCGACCTCCACGACCGGGTGAGCCGACTCGCCCAGCAGGCGGACCTGCCGAAACCGGGGGTGGCGGTCGCCGACAGCAAGACGCCGAACGCCTTCGCGACGGGGCGGTCGCCCGACAACGCCGTCGTCTGCGTGACGACCGGCCTCCTGGAGGCGCTCGACGACGCGGAACTGGAGGGCGTCCTCGCACACGAACTCGCCCACGTCAAGAACCGCGACGTGGCGGTGATGACCATCGCCTCCTTCCTGTCGACCATCGCGTTCATCATCGTCCGGTGGGGGTGGCTGTTCGGCGGGCGCGACCGAAACCAGGCGCCGGTCCTCGTCGCCATCCTCGTCTCGCTGGTGGTGTGGGTGGTCTCGTTCCTCCTCATCCGGGCGCTGTCGCGCTACCGGGAGTTCGCCGCCGACCGGGGGGCCGCGACAATCACCGGCCGGCCCTCGGCACTGGCGTCGGCGCTCGTGACCATCTCGGGGCGGATGGACCGCGTCCCCGAGGAGGACCTCCGCGAGCAGGCAGAGATGAACGCCTTCTTCATCATCCCCATCTCGAAGGGGTTCATCGGCCGGCTGGCGCGGACGCATCCGCCGACGGAGAAGCGCATCGAGCGGCTCCGCGAACTCGAACGGGAGATGGAGACGCGGTAG
- a CDS encoding AI-2E family transporter, translated as MASLRQRRYVLAGLLAAVGLLTAAVLWDVLEVVFFAVTVAYVLYPLRQRLVGRGVPVRVASALVTTTAFLVVVALLAPIGWALFRRRGDLVALLRNLPDTLPIEVAGFTYPVDVASLTDAAIVGLRAFALDLAANAVSILLELAMFTLVLYGLLLRPGAVGKATFEITPPDYHDVIRALNGRVSGTLYALYVIQAATAVLTFPVAFGVFFALGYDDAFVLSVVAAILQFIPVLGPGFLAVGLAASDLLAGLTQRAIAVGILGPVIIGLVPDLIVRPQLASRQAKLPVSLYFVGFVGGVLTVGIIGVIAGPLVVALLVEVVELLSGDEAVSPE; from the coding sequence ATGGCATCGCTTCGACAACGGCGCTACGTCCTGGCCGGGTTACTCGCCGCCGTCGGCCTCCTGACGGCGGCGGTGCTCTGGGACGTCCTCGAGGTCGTCTTCTTCGCCGTCACCGTGGCGTACGTGCTCTACCCTCTCCGCCAGCGGCTGGTCGGCCGCGGCGTCCCCGTCCGGGTGGCGAGCGCCCTCGTCACGACGACGGCCTTCCTCGTCGTCGTGGCTCTGCTTGCGCCCATCGGCTGGGCACTGTTCCGCCGCCGGGGCGACCTCGTGGCGCTGCTGCGGAACCTCCCCGACACCCTCCCCATCGAGGTGGCTGGCTTCACCTACCCCGTCGACGTCGCCAGCCTCACCGACGCCGCGATCGTCGGCCTCCGGGCGTTCGCCCTGGACCTCGCGGCCAACGCCGTCTCCATCCTTCTGGAGCTTGCGATGTTCACCCTCGTCCTCTACGGGCTGTTGTTGCGGCCGGGTGCCGTCGGCAAGGCCACCTTCGAGATCACGCCGCCGGACTACCACGACGTCATCCGGGCGCTCAACGGGCGGGTCAGCGGCACGCTGTACGCGCTGTACGTCATCCAGGCGGCCACCGCCGTCCTGACCTTTCCCGTCGCCTTCGGCGTCTTCTTCGCGCTCGGCTACGACGACGCCTTCGTCCTGTCTGTCGTCGCGGCCATCCTGCAGTTCATCCCCGTTCTCGGGCCGGGCTTTCTCGCCGTCGGGCTGGCCGCAAGTGACCTGCTGGCCGGGCTCACACAGCGGGCCATCGCGGTCGGCATCCTCGGTCCCGTGATCATCGGGCTCGTGCCGGATCTGATCGTCCGGCCGCAGCTGGCCAGCCGGCAGGCGAAGCTCCCGGTCAGTCTCTACTTCGTCGGGTTCGTCGGCGGCGTCCTCACCGTCGGCATCATCGGCGTCATCGCCGGGCCGCTCGTCGTCGCGCTGCTGGTCGAGGTGGTGGAACTACTGAGCGGCGACGAGGCCGTCTCCCCGGAGTGA